The Pygocentrus nattereri isolate fPygNat1 chromosome 17, fPygNat1.pri, whole genome shotgun sequence genome window below encodes:
- the LOC108411127 gene encoding E3 ubiquitin-protein ligase RNF186, which produces MAEADAADSGSEPPGLAPQAPSAAAVVPAVVLPSPSLALPFEDSECKICYNYFDLDRRAPKLLECLHTFCAECLHALHLREERPWRVTCPVCRHRTRVPDCRIRALPCNTKAAARFPLCARADPLPQDALPPHPPPLHPALAALRRGDELSASAGTSTSTSLGAGASTPSSATTLSRDSVSVSVSVSRPGCRRLALAAGCACVVFSFLAMLVLLFVGLVFVHGHGGGGGGGGGGGSTSPTTSSSAGPVCLSVASVLAMVAVVVTWLLCWLKYRPERETGAGRASATSTASRRSA; this is translated from the coding sequence ATGGCCGAGGCGGACGCAGCGGACAGCGGCTCGGAGCCCCCGGGCCTCGCGCCCCAGGCCCCTTCGGCGGCAGCGGTGGTCCCGGCGGTGGTCCTTCCCTCGCCGTCGCTCGCGCTCCCGTTCGAGGACTCGGAGTGTAAGATCTGCTACAACTACTTCGACCTGGACCGGCGCGCGCCCAAGCTGCTGGAGTGCCTGCACACTTTCTGCGCGGAGTGCCTGCACGCGCTGCACCTGCGCGAGGAGCGCCCGTGGCGCGTCACGTGCCCCGTGTGCCGCCACCGCACGCGCGTGCCTGACTGCCGCATCCGCGCGCTGCCCTGCAACACCAAGGCTGCCGCACGCTTCCCGCTGTGCGCGCGCGCCGACCCGCTGCCCCAGGACGCGCTGCCGCCGCACCCGCCCCCTCTGCACCCGGCGCTCGCGGCGCTGCGGCGCGGGGACGAGCTCAGCGCCAGCGCGGGCACGAGCACGAGCACGAGCTTGGGCGCGGGCGCCAGCACGCCCTCGTCGGCCACCACGCTCTCGCGAGATTCCGTGTCCGTCTCGGTCTCCGTCTCGCGCCCCGGCTGCAGGAGGCTCGCGCTCGCCGCTGGCTGCGCGTGCGTCGTCTTCTCCTTCCTCGCCATGCTCGTGCTGCTGTTCGTGGGGCTCGTGTTCGTGCACGGACacggaggaggtggaggaggaggtggaggaggagggtCGACGTCACCGACGACGTCATCGTCTGCCGGCCCCGTGTGCTTGTCCGTCGCCAGCGTGCTCGCCATGGTCGCCGTGGTGGTCACGTGGCTGCTCTGCTGGCTGAAGTACAGGCCGGAGCGCGAGACTGGAGCAGGACGCGCCTCGGCCACGAGCACGGCGAGCAGGAGGAGCgcgtga